The DNA region ATACGTATTTAAATAGACGCTGAATTTGGGAAGGAGCTTGCTACATGAGTAAATTGATGAAAGACACCAATTGTATAGTCATTAAAGATAtgagaataaaataatatcaatgacTTTTCTCTACCTCCCAGCCATAAAAGGGTAGCCTTTTGGGTGTTCATCAGGCAGCTTTCCCTGCAAGCCCGTGACAATGGATGTCATCTTTCTAACAATTTCAGTGTCTTCGCTGTAACTTTCATAGCATCTTCCCCATCTGGGATCTCTGCATACCTGTCAGAACCCATGTAAATGAAGTTTCTCAACAATCTGTTATTCTCAAGACAGGATTCACATAGCCAACAGTAAGTATTCAGGGTATAAGATTTTATGAGCAGCTATTGTACCCAGAGCTAGTTTTCTCCAGCCATATTCCATGGGTCAGTTGCCTAGGTCTCCCAAGGGTGAAAAACATTGCTCCAATTAACAACAGAAATGCCACACTATAATCTTTTCTGaagaaatttaaatattaggagATGGATCACCTACAAAATCTTATTAAGAGGCCTTGCACACCATCGTTGTGTGTAATTTATATAGCGAGCTTCAACCATATGACACAATCATTTTCAACATTTAAACAAGTTTGTTAATTTCTTTACACTacaataattaactaaattattGAAATGGCAACaccattcaaataaaaaaatgggtcAATATCATCCTCAGATGTTGCCAAGCATTAACAAATTGCCAAAGCAGTGAACAACCACAATCTTCTTCGAATTAGAAACCAATTGCTAAATTGCAAGCAACTATGTGTTTACACCAAGTTGGGTTACTCATAATTGGTATCACGCTTTGAAACTTAATTTATCCGTTAACTCTAAAACGCCCCAGCATTAAAAATAAGCCGTTAGTGGAATTATGTGAATTCTCGCGTGACACCACTACTTATTAACATCCATCGCGTGGAAATTACCAAGtgtataaaatttttcttttctttcaaactacAAACTCGCCTTAATACACAACAAACTCAAACAGTGCAATCACttcaaaacaaatttataatACTTACAGCCACACATGGAGCAAAAGTATAGTTAATGCCAGTTGCCCTAACTTCAAGTGCTGTTGCTTCCCCAATCTTTTGAACCAAATCTGCATCCCTATCACAGTGTAAAAAGTATTAAGTGGTTCTGAAGCTACAAGACCAATAACCTTCCATCTGGCTACTAAGCAAATTCCAAAGAATTCAAGAAATAGAAATAGGTTAACTGCCGCATTTCTTTTACATTTAGCTTCCACAGaaattaaaactctttttttttttttttcttttttttctatgtcTCAACCACTCAAAGATAAGCTAAGCTGGTGGTTAGCAAAAAAGTATATTAATTGATAGCTCTTGTCCTTCACCTGCTTACTCGGGTCCTAAGTTAAGATTCAAAgtgtcattttgttttatttcaacAGTTTCACATCAATTGAACAGAGAATCAGGGAATACAACTGCTGCTAGTATTGAGGCCAAGGTTATTGAAATGAAGTGATTTTGACTGCAATGTATGAATTTAGAATCTATGAAGCTAGCTGTTTTAGCCCTTTTGTTTTCCTTAGACATTTCTTCCTTTCCTTGTGTGTACTTTAATTTTGCCAAAGAGTGACTAATTATGTAAGAAACCCGAGGAACCCAGGGACGCAGTCTAACACCAACCTGGAAGCTCCAAGGCCAACATTGTGAGGAAATATGGTGGCGCCACGGATACTATTGTCATAGATACCATTGTTACAGATACTGTTGTGACCATGAACCGCATCAATCCCATATATAATCGGTATCCCGAGCCGCGACTCAAGCGCTTTCTGCTGAAACTCGTCAACCATATCGGCCCAATCCTTAGCCGATGCATTGTCTTTGGGTCCACTGCCACCAGAACTGAGAATACTCCCTACAACAACAGTTCACCAGTTGTATGGAAAAAtgcataaatgaaacatatacCGTTTTTAATCAcatttaagtgtttttttttttttttttaataattaattatttaacttgGTACAAAAACAAGTACTCATTTCTTCGAACATTTACTTTACAATttatctttgattttaattaaattaaataatgtttCCACTTTTTTGGGATAACCGTCTCTCAAACAacgtgtgtgagagagagagaaagagagaggggggtACCGATGCAGAGGTGTTTGATGAGGTCGGGGTTGGGTTGGGCGACGCGGCGCTCAATCTGAGTCATCTGGCCCACCTTCTCTTCCAATGTCATTCGAGAAAGAAGGTCTTTGACCCGATCCTCTACGGGTGCGTTGGGGTCTTTGTAAATGCAATCCATGCCCGGCGCCGCTTGGCTCATTCCGAtcaacctcctcctcctcagtCCTCGGCTTCTACTCAGAGAAGAGAATAACAGACACTAGCTACAATGTTGAGCATGAAGTAGTGCCACCAAAGTTTTAGAGGTAGCTGTGTTTAGTTTAATAATTGCCGGGAAAGACAGGTAGTTAGGGGGGTTCGGTGCCTTATCTTCTTGTACTAGCTAGCTTGGTTGACTTAAATCGGGCGGCTGATCCTTTTTATCATTCGTTAGGTGGCTGCTCGTCCAATTGTTTGTCAATTGTCATGGAGCTCGTCGTCTTTTTATGGTTTGTCAATTACATTCAGATTCAGGTGCCTTACCGACCCTTCTTTGTCAAGACTCAATCCTCACAATGATTGGCAGAACTACTGTAATGCAATTAACAGTACTacttgaaaataattggaaCCCAAATACAGTAGTAcgtactacaatttttttttaatataaaccaATTATacacttttaattatttaatcaattattaattattacttCAATATAAATGATTTTGCAGTAAAAGTTAGATTAATGTTACAAACTGTACTTTTATTTCACTACTATCTCGCATTTACTTTACTATCTCAGTAACAATGTCAATTAATCTTTAAATCAaccattgtttaaaaaataaaaataataataataataataataaaaacaacacTAAAGATTGATTGAAAGTGCCATGTCAATATGGTGGCATCATGTGGTGaaataaaagtatagtttttaacattactctaaaatCCCTTGAATTaactcttattaaaaaaaaaaaaattaaggatttaTTGGCATTGTTACATCAACAATATAAagtaatagtaaaataaaagtgtgatttttaacattaaatattacatttttatttcatcacTATTTTACCCTATTGACATGACACTATTACTAGCGTGGAACTGTATATTCTCCGGTTaaaatgaactagagaggatcctaattcctaCTAACGTAGGGTGGGTGGGTCAAATTGCTTGCAAATCATCAATGTGAgcatttatataattttttctctaCGGTGAGAGTATATCTAGCAAGggttttcattttaactactcaaaatacaatatttttgttttttttttttcattttagctactaatttttcATTACACACTCCAAcataacatttattttaactatctactctaattaaatagtattttattacttttcatCATTGATCGAGTATTTTGCATTTGGATTCTGTCAGAGAACAATCACTCATTCTCATAGATGGAGCCAAACTGTTAAAAAAGTTTACCTCATGCCAAACCATCAATCAAAAGCACCTCCAAGGGAGAAAAAGTAAGCAATGAAGCTTGTCGGTGTAGACTGGCGGAAAAAATCTAGGATGCTTAAATTAGTATGTGTTTTAGGAAAGGATTTAACTTCAATGCGGATGGGCTGCAAAACCCAACTTTTGCAGCCCCCAATCACCAACTGCCACATAAGCAAAATGCACAAAACTATCATACAGcctaaaacactagatttttcctcatttcttcttattctttccaTTTCTTCCTTCCTGCTAACAACCTCtcacatttcttcttcttccttcttcttgtcATTTAACAGAGAAAGGGTGAACCTTTCATTTAATAGTCATCTTCTCTGGtgttagggtgataaaatccctaagGATTAATCTTCCACCTCtaggttttaaatttgaatccaaaaagGAGTTTTGTGGCATTAGAAACGATTTTTGAGGCGTTAGAAACgaattttgggcattaaaaatgggtttttaggctgggttttgtgggttttttggCGGGTCAGGTAGGTTTTCTGGCTAATTCTCGTGGGTCTGGCCATGGGTCTCGCCAGACCCACGCTAGGGTCCAGCCAAATCCCCAGTATGGATCTTGCCAGACCCACGTCGTGGGTCTTGCCAAACCCCGGCGTGGGTCTGGTGTGCGTCGAGCAGCttggattttttctttgttttgttttgttttttttttttttcattttgatctggcacttttgttttcaattttagcttttgcatttttttttagtagatgAGATGTCACAAGGTGgttggatgctgcaaaacacTACTTTTAAGGTCTGACCGCATGGTAGGGGTTCTCTTTAGGAAATGGCATGAAATGGAAAAGAGCAGAGTATTGggaaaagaccaaaaaaaactTGGCATCATGCCGCATTTTATAACAATTGGTTCTAAAATGTTTGCCACGAATTGTTCCTTGGGTGGTTATTCCCAAAACCATTTTACCCATGccttccattttctttcttgtttcttgCATCATTTTCGGAACTCTGGAAGCGGTTGAGGTAGTTAGTCGGGTAGAGTGAGAGTGGAGAAAGAAGGGATCTCGGGCGTTGCAAGCTCAATAAAACTCGGGTTTAATAGGCCCTAAGGCCTGCTTGCTAATCCATAGGCCCAACAAAGAACATAGAGACATGAGAAGCAGAAGATGTGAAGATGTATGATACATTTCCGTTTAGTTTAGCGGTTTTAAACATGAGgtttaaaagaataaagattTCAAAAAACACATTTAGCGTTTGGTAAAGTCATAGTTAAgactttaaaattgtgcgttttaaAAAACGCCCCCTTACTTGCAATtggaaaattgaattttttgttttttcccaaACCGCCATTGTTTTCAAATGCACTCTCAAACTCACATTCCTCAATTTTGTTTAGAAAGATACTTTGGCTAGAAAAATCGCAGGGCCAAACAGAAATACAGTCACTTCTTAAAGACTTCATACTCGTACAAGCAAAACAAATCATAGTTGCAGACTAAATCATAATTTACTACTACAATGATTTAAGGCATATCTCGACAAGTGAgaccaataaaacaaaatggatGCCATTGTTCATAAGATTAGTTGATATCTTGAAATTATGAGGGGAATGTGAGGCAGTAATAGATGAGACCCAATAACAAGCTACCATGAGGTATCCATCCTAATTGCATGTCCACATATAAACAGTTGAACACGTCCAAGTGACTTACCCTTATTCAACAAACCATAATTCATCTTCAGCCAAAAGCATAGATTAGCTTCATGCACTGTTTAGAGGGTAATAACTACAAGCCAGTGGGAATGGGGATGTGGTAGAACATGGGTTAATTCATGTATGAAGTACAGACAACTTTGATACCAATGAAAAATCTATTAATGGACGAGCTGTTTCTGCATAAGTGGTTTTTGAGAAACTCCATCTCTTAAAGACTTTATACCCTTACAAGTTGTTTCTGCACAAGTTTAGAGatttctcctctttctctttgtaTGTCAACCCAAAGCCTAGGGGGAATAAAGGATCATACGAATTGACTCCAATATGTAAAGGCAGTTGTTCGACCCGTTTAAACCATGTCACTGGTAGTCGGCCCTTGAAGTCATGATCCCCAAAGACAACATCAGCAATTCCCCCTCCTTCACTTCCAGGCAACCAAGCAGCAATCAATGCATCTATCTTTTCCAAAAGCCATGGCTCTAAAACTAAGGGTCTTCCAGATATCAGAATCACCAATGTGGGGATATTATTAGTGACAGAACTTATTAGGTCAGCTCCCTCCTTTACGGGGATTACTAGCCCCTCCAGATTATCACCAAAGGTCTCTGAATAGGGTTTTTCACCAATAACTAAAATTGCAAAAGAGAAATCTTGACGTGCTAAGGTGTCTGCCGTTGGCTCTTCCTCATAAATTATTTCTGTTTCGTCACTCACTGCTTCTTTAATAGCATCCAGAATGGTTGTGCCTAAAATGAAATGGCATCATAAGCTCAATGCAAAAGCACATTCAAGGAATTGcgttcaaaaagaaaaatctaaatgCATGAAGTTTTTATCCAAAGAGGATAACAATGAAAATATTAGCAAGTAGCACGatgaatataaataataaaaagttacaAAGCTAAAATATCTTGTGACTTTGATTGTGAAAGTCAAACATATTTTTATACTCTTGAAACAATGTAACTGCGTACCGATTGTAATTCTGCCACTTCTTCCTAACCATTTGTATGACCACCCTCCACACTGATATCCAAGATTATCAGCATGTGTTCCAGCAACAAGAATTCTTTTCGCATTTCTGTCtagtggaagaaattttttcttagGATCCTTGCCATTCTTCAAAAGAACCAATGACTTGCGGACTGCTTCACGTGCTAGATCTCTATGCAACTGCAGGAAATTTCAAAGCTAAAAGTTTATCTCAGCTTTGAAGTAATTAATCATTTGCAATTACATATTGTAGTTGGACACTAACATTCAATTATATCCACCATGCATTATAACATGATATACTGTAAATTTTTATAGCAATGAAAATAGTAATAATGCTAATGTTTCTAATCCAATATCAGGATCCACTCATCCTTAGTAATAAATGGTTTTTGGAACTCTAGGAGGTAGAATTGTCAATGTTTCACGCCTTCGTGGCCTTTAGAAATCCTTCTTCATCTTGCCTTCCCCTCTCCTTTGCCTTTCTCTTCATCCTAGATCATCCACAGTCTGTCTGTAGCTGCCAGTGATCCATTCTTGCAACATAGTGGTAATTGCCATTTTTCCTTAATATTTCTCTGTGATTTGGGGTTTCAGGTGACAGTGAAGTCAAATTTTGTGGCAATGTCAATAACTATTACTTTTAGACAggtaatgaaaataattattgcTTACAATGATATTGAAGTCAAATGTTGTGgcaaagagaaaaaaggacctaatttttttttttcattttcctattatttatgaaaacaagaaagaatCTAGTTCCTGATTCAGCAATTGTTTCTCTCCCTCAAGTGTACGTTTATCATAGATGGAAGGGCGGAATGAGGGTCAAATCAAGGGAGTGATGCCTATTCAGCCTCATGGAAAAAGGaaatgcttttgcttttcttaaGGATAATGCATTAAAACATGCCAAAATACCAATACACCATGTGCTAAATATTGCAAAAGTTACCTTGCAACCAATTGTGTCGAGGGAAGGCCTATCTGAGGAATTTAATTCAAACAGACCAGCAACAAACTTCACTCTAAGTATTCGTTCAACGGCATCATCAATCCTCTCCATTGGTATCTTCTCTTCTTTAACCAGAGATATCAAATCCTTCACAAATAATTCGTATCGATAAGGCACCATCACCTGCATATTTTCTCAGTCAGGAAAAGGAAGACATTAAAGAAGGAAACCTTAGTTTAGGCTTTGGAATTGGAGTTCAGTCTCTACCATGTCTATTCCAGCCATAACAGCAGAGGAAATGCAGTTACGATAGTTTTCGCCACGAGGTACATTCAGTCGGTCAAGTCCTGCCCAGTCAGAAACTACAAAACCCTGCAGCAGAATACTGGCCAATTATTTATCTAGATGTACAGCAACCGTAATCTCAGAacacaaccaaaataataataataaaggaattTGACAACTGTAAGCGCAATTCACCCCCCGGCCCCCCCGCCCCAACTCTCTTCCTGCAACCTAGTGCTTGAAGACCcacattgaagaaagaaaaagagaaaataaatgtgaaaacaGAATTAGAGGCCATCCTTTCATCAAAAAGATCAACAAGAGGAATATATGGAGACTGGAAAGCAATGAACCAAAATGTGCAAAACTATATTTGCAGTAGAATACCGAAATGCCCAATTATAATACTGTaaattgacaagaaaaaaaaaaaaaaaaaaaaaaaagaagttaatttTTCCTATTGGAATATAAGAATACTATCAGGATTTTTCACCTTAAAACCTAGCTTCTCTTTTAAAATTTCTGTCAGGAGGAAATGGTCAGAATGCAGTTTACGCCCATTCCAGCTAGAATAGGATGCCATAATAGTGGAAACTCCCTGAGAAATACAGTCCAGATACGGTGCCATATGGATCCTCTCTAGGTCCTCATAAGATGATATGGTATTCCCCTCATTTATTCCCTTTTCAGTACCCCCATCTCCTACAAAATGCTTTGCGCAAGCAATAACGTTGTTTCTGTATATCAAAAGTGGGATTATGAGAAACAGTCCAATAAATGGCAGCTGCTAACAGAGGATTTAACAATCAGGGCCTGTCTACAATATGAGTAGAAGGAACGAGTACAAAGCTTGGAAGAATGAAGAGTTATGTTAGTTGTATTGCTATTTAAGAATCAAAAGATATGTGAACATGACAACATTATTTTAGGCACACTCCATATAATACAACTGGGGATAAGGAAGCAGGAAAAGTTCTTCTTAGAGTCCCAAGTGAATCTCAAACAAGTTTTAATTTAAGAGCCAAGACTCGTTGGTTTGAACAAAACAGAAAGAGAAGGCAAAAAAGTAGTTCTtcagttgtcattttttttttggctgactAGTATGATACATATTTAAATAGACGCTGAATTTGGGAAGGAGCTTGCTACATGAGTAAATTGATGAAAGACACCAATTGTATAGTCATTAAAGATAtgagaataaaataatatcaatgacTTTTCTCTACCTCCCAGCCACAAAAGGGTAGCCTTTTGGGTGTTCATCAGGCGGCTTTCCCTGCAAGCCCGTAACAATGGATGTCATCTTTCTAACAATTTCAGTGTCTTCACTGTAACTTTCATAGCATCTTCCCCATCTGGGATCTCTGCATACCTGTCAGAACCCATGTAAATGAAGTTTCTCAACAATCTGTTATTCTCAAGACAGGATTCACATAGCCAACAGTAAGTATTCAGGGTATAAGATTTTATGAGCAGCTATTGTACCCAGAGCTAGTTTTCTCCAGCCATATTCCATGGGACGGTTGCCTGGGTCTCCCCAGGGTGACAAACATTGCTCCTATTAACAACAGAGATGCCATACTATAATCTTTTCTGaagaaatttaaatattaggagATGGATCACCTACAAAATCTTATTAAGAGGTCTTGCACATCATCATCGTTTGTAATTTATATAGCGAGCTTCTACCATATCACTCAAATCATTTTCAACATTGAAACAAGTTAGTTAATTTCTTTACACcacaataaattattgaaatgACAACAACATTCAAAGATAAAACTCAGTCAATATCCTCCACAGACATTGCCAAGCATAAACAAATTGCCAAATCAGAGAACAACCATAATCTTCTTCCAATTAGAAACCAACTGCTAAATTGCAAGCAACTATGTGTTTACACTAAGTTGGGTTACTCATAATTGGTATCACGCTTTGAAACTTAATTTATCGGTTAACTCAAACAGTGCAATCACttcaaaacaaatttataatGCTTACAGCCACACAGGGAGCAAAAGTATAGTGCATGCCGGTTGCCCTAACTTCAAGTGCCGTTGCTTCCCCAATCTTTTGAACCAAATCTGCATCCCTATCACGCGTGTAAAAGTATAAGTGGTTCTGAAGCTACAAGACCAATAACCTTCCATTTGGCTGCTATgtaaatagaaatagaaataggTTGATTGCTACATTTCTTTGCCATTAAGCTTCCACATAAATgaaatctcttcttcttctttttttctatgtTTCAAGCACTCAAAGATAAACTAAGCTGGTGGTTCAATGCTGGCATTGTGAGAAATTATAGTGGTTAGCCATTGATAACTCTTGAcgtttgttaaaatattaagtaAATGATTAATTAACTATTTCCTATTAATCTAAGTTAAGGTTTTGAATTAAGCGATAATTTAACATACTATCAGAAGATCCCAAGCTCAAACCTTGTCGCCGTAATTCacttctcattttaattaaatataaaagattaattaattaaatgattaaatcaagaatttcctattaacttaaacttttgaaataaatcttTTACCTGTTTACTTGGGTCCTAAATAAAGATTCAAActgtcattttgttttctttttccaacaGTTTCACATCAATTTAACAGAGAATCAGGGAATACTACTGCTGCTATTATTGAGGCCAGGATTGTTGAAATTAAGTGATTTGATGCAATGTATGAAACTAGCTGTTTAAGCCCTCTTGTTTTCCTCAGATATTTCTTCCTTTCCTTGcgtgtatttttgttttgccaAAAAGTGACTAAATATTTAAGAAACCCAAGTAACCCAGGGGC from Corylus avellana chromosome ca10, CavTom2PMs-1.0 includes:
- the LOC132164014 gene encoding uncharacterized protein LOC132164014, with protein sequence MDCIYKDPNAPVEDRVKDLLSRMTLEEKVGQMTQIERRIAQPNPDLIKHLCIGSIFSACGSGPKVNASAEDWADMVDGFQSKARESRLGIPIIYGIDAIHGHNSICNNGVYDKSIRGATIFPHNVGLGATRDADLVQKIGEATALEVRATGMHYTFAPCVAVCRDPRWGRCYESYSEDTEIVRKMTSIVTGLQGKPPDEHPKGYPFVAGRNNVIACAKHFVGDGGTEKGINEGNTISSYEDLERIHMAPYLDCISQGVSTIMASYSSWNGRKLHSDHFLLTEILKEKLGFKGFVVSDWAGLDRLNVPRGENYRNCISSAVMAGIDMVMVPYRYELFVKDLISLVKEEKIPMERIDDAVERILRVKFVAGLFELNSSDRPSLDTIGCKLHRDLAREAVRKSLVLLKNGKDPKKKFLPLDRNAKRILVAGTHADNLGYQCGGWSYKWLGRSGRITIGTTILDAIKEAVSDETEIIYEEEPTADTLARQDFSFAILVIGEKPYSETFGDNLEGLVIPVKEGADLISSVTNNIPTLVILISGRPLVLEPWLLEKIDALIAAWLPGSEGGGIADVVFGDHDFKGRLPVTWFKRVEQLPLHIGVNSYDPLFPLGFGLTYKEKEEKSLNLCRNNL